The Polynucleobacter sp. MWH-UH2A DNA segment AACAGCGATTTTGCTTAACATTCCTGGAGAGACGTCCTCGGTGGTGACGGCAATCGACGGCTATCAAATGGCCCGGAATGGTCGAGCGGGCGTTGCTTTGTTTACTGCTGGTATGGGTTCATTCTTCGCAGGTTGCGTTGCAACTTTAGTGTTGGCTGCATTTGCTGCGCCACTCTCACAACTCGCGTTTAAGTTTGGTCCTGCAGAATATTTCTCGCTGATGGTGCTTGGCTTGATCGGCGCAGTAGTGTTGGCCTCTGGCTCACTCATTAAAGCGATTGGCATGATCATCCTCGGCTTGCTCATGGGCTTGATTGGTACAGACGTGAACTCTGGTGTATCACGCTATGCATTTGATATTCCTGAGTTGAGTGACGGCATTGGCTTCGTAGCTGTTGCGATGGGTGTATTCGGCTTTGCGGAAATCATGGGCAACCTTGAAAAGCAAGGCGAAGATGAGGGCTTCCTCAACAAACTCACTAGCATGATCCCCACCAAGAGCGATGTGAAGCGGATGATTCCTTCGATCCTGCGTGGCACAACAATTGGTTCCATCTTGGGTATTCTTCCTGGCGGTGGCGCAGCTTTAGCAGCGTTCGGCGCTTATTCAGTTGAGAAAAAATCTTCTAAGTACACCCATGAGTTTGGTAAGGGTGCAATTGAGGGTGTTGCAGGTCCTGAATCAGCAAACAATGCTGCAGCTCAAACTTCATTCATTCCATTGCTTACCTTGGGTATTCCACCAAATGCGGTGATGGCTTTGATGGTTGGCGCGATGACCATTCATAACATTCAACCTGGTCCACAGGTGATGACCAGCAACCCTGCTTTGTTCTGGGGTCTGATCGCTTCTATGTGGATCGGTAACGTGATGTTGATTCTCTTGAACTTGCCACTCATTGGTATTTGGGTGAAGCTCTTGAAGATTCCATATCGCTTCCTCTACCCAGCGATTTTGGTGTTCTGCTGTATTGGTGTATACACCGTGAACAATACTGTATTTGACGTCTATGTGACTGCAGGCTTTGGCTTGATTGGTTACCTATTCTTCAAATTAGGTTGCGAACCTCCTCCATTGCTCTTGGGCTTTGTTCTTGGACCAATGATGGAAGAGAACTTCCGTCGCGCATTGTTACTCTCTCGCGGCGACTTCTCAACCTTCGTCACCCGCCCACTGTCGCTTGGATTGCTGATCGCAGCCGCTTTGCTGGTGGTGATCGTTGCTTTGCCAGCAGTCAAGAAGACTCGTGAAGAGGCGTTTGTCGAAGACTGATTGTCTTAAACCTCACAGAAACGAGCCCGCAGCAGTTTGCGGGCTTTTTCTTTATGGGTCGAGGGTTTTCTCTACAATGTGGCTATGTCCCAAGATAGCAAATCCCTTAAAGTAGGTGCGGCAGGCGCAGGCGCAATTGCCGAACCATCTAACTTCCTCCGTCAAATCATCGATCAGGATTTGGCGAGTGGCGCGTTCTCACAGCGCACCAATTTAGCTGGCGAGCCCATTCCCTCCATCATTACTCGCTTTCCACCAGAGCCAAATGGCTATTTGCATATTGGTCATGCGAAAAGTATTTGCCTGAATTTTGGTTTAGCAGCGGATTACAACCAACAAGCAGGTGGCGCGCGTTGCAATATGCGTCTAGATGACACCAATCCTGTCAAAGAAGATGTTGAATACGCTGACAGTATTTTGGATGCTGTGAAGTGGCTAGGGTTTGATTGGGGAACGCATTTGTATCATGCAAGCGATTACTTTGATCGCCTCTATGAGTTCGCAGAAATCCTCATTCAAAATGGCAAAGCGTATGTTGATAGCCAAAGTGCTGACGACATTCATACCAATCGCGGCAACTTCGGCCAAGTAGGGAAAAACAGTCCGTATCGCGATCGTAGCCCAGAAGAAAACCTCTCCCTCTTTCGCGAAATGCGCGATGGCAAGTTTAAAGATGGTGAACATGTTCTGCGCTTGAAGATCGATATGGCGCACCCCAATATCGTAATGCGCGACCCTGTTGTTTATCGCATCCGCCATACCGATCATCACCGCACTGGCAGTAAATGGTGTATCTACCCCTTATATGACTTCACGCATTGCATCTCTGATGCACTAGAGAATGTTTCTCACTCCATTTGCACCTTGGAGTTTGAGAACAATCGCCCACTCTATGACTGGATCGTCAATTCTCTAAAAGAATTGGGTGTCTTTAATGACCCCGTACCGCACCAGTACGAGTTTGCTCGCCTAAATCTCACCTACACCATCACCAGCAAGCGGAAGTTATTGCAACTCGTTGAAGAAAAGCATGTTGAGGGCTGGGATGATCCTCGTATGCCAACGATTGTTGGTATTCGTCGTCGCGGTTACACACCCGAAAGTATTCGTCTGTTCTGTGAACGCATTGGCGTATCTAAAGCAGACAGCTGGATTGATATGAGCA contains these protein-coding regions:
- a CDS encoding glutamine--tRNA ligase/YqeY domain fusion protein — translated: MSQDSKSLKVGAAGAGAIAEPSNFLRQIIDQDLASGAFSQRTNLAGEPIPSIITRFPPEPNGYLHIGHAKSICLNFGLAADYNQQAGGARCNMRLDDTNPVKEDVEYADSILDAVKWLGFDWGTHLYHASDYFDRLYEFAEILIQNGKAYVDSQSADDIHTNRGNFGQVGKNSPYRDRSPEENLSLFREMRDGKFKDGEHVLRLKIDMAHPNIVMRDPVVYRIRHTDHHRTGSKWCIYPLYDFTHCISDALENVSHSICTLEFENNRPLYDWIVNSLKELGVFNDPVPHQYEFARLNLTYTITSKRKLLQLVEEKHVEGWDDPRMPTIVGIRRRGYTPESIRLFCERIGVSKADSWIDMSTLDQALRDDLEVRAPRATAVLKPLKLVVENFDANAKEPCAAPRHPQHPEWGNREFHFTRELWIEADDFMKEPIKGFFRLYPPIGDQPGSRVRLRHGFVVECTGFETDAQGNVTQVNVTHFPDSKSGTPGSNNYKVKGNIHWISTAEAIPAEVRLYDHLFTDPHPDSGDKNFLDAINPNSKETITAYLEPCMKDAQAEDRFQFERHGYFIVDKTDSKPGKLVFNRTVGLKDSWK
- a CDS encoding tripartite tricarboxylate transporter permease, which translates into the protein MDLFANLALGFDTAFTLQNLLYCLIGCILGTLIGVLPGLGPIATIAMLLPATYALPPIAALIMLAGIYYGSQYGGSTTAILLNIPGETSSVVTAIDGYQMARNGRAGVALFTAGMGSFFAGCVATLVLAAFAAPLSQLAFKFGPAEYFSLMVLGLIGAVVLASGSLIKAIGMIILGLLMGLIGTDVNSGVSRYAFDIPELSDGIGFVAVAMGVFGFAEIMGNLEKQGEDEGFLNKLTSMIPTKSDVKRMIPSILRGTTIGSILGILPGGGAALAAFGAYSVEKKSSKYTHEFGKGAIEGVAGPESANNAAAQTSFIPLLTLGIPPNAVMALMVGAMTIHNIQPGPQVMTSNPALFWGLIASMWIGNVMLILLNLPLIGIWVKLLKIPYRFLYPAILVFCCIGVYTVNNTVFDVYVTAGFGLIGYLFFKLGCEPPPLLLGFVLGPMMEENFRRALLLSRGDFSTFVTRPLSLGLLIAAALLVVIVALPAVKKTREEAFVED